A single Pseudomonas putida DNA region contains:
- a CDS encoding Rieske 2Fe-2S domain-containing protein, which translates to MPDTATACQSVTWNPITKTSSFSAHDREILTHHWHPVAFSAEVADKPYAVTLLDEPIVLYRAGGKLNAARDICSHRGAPLSRGWVQGENIICPYHGLHFGTDGRCTRIPSEPNANLTERHRIQMYTAREDYGLVWVLMAGSDAPFPEMPSWHDDSYQRILPPSIDIAASAGRQVEGFIDVAHFAWIHHDAFADRDNPVVPTYRAELTAHGMHAEYISSVSNFPKQLQHRAPSGFQWKRTFDVFAPFTARLAVNFPDPEQRLVILNAASPISARKTRMFCAITRNFDQHLPLDDVYAFNQQVFEEDRDIVELCRPEDLPLDLSLEIHIPADRSSTAYRRALSALGLGRAFTS; encoded by the coding sequence ATGCCCGATACTGCCACAGCCTGCCAGAGCGTGACCTGGAACCCGATCACCAAGACCAGTTCCTTCAGCGCCCACGACCGTGAAATCCTCACCCACCACTGGCACCCCGTGGCCTTCAGCGCCGAGGTGGCAGACAAACCCTATGCCGTCACCCTGCTCGATGAGCCCATCGTGCTGTACCGCGCCGGCGGCAAGCTCAACGCTGCCCGCGATATCTGCAGCCACCGTGGCGCACCGCTGAGCCGCGGCTGGGTGCAAGGCGAAAACATCATCTGCCCGTACCACGGGCTGCACTTCGGCACCGACGGCCGCTGCACGCGGATCCCCTCGGAACCCAATGCCAATCTCACCGAACGCCACCGCATCCAGATGTACACCGCCCGCGAAGACTATGGGCTGGTCTGGGTACTGATGGCCGGCAGCGACGCGCCATTCCCCGAGATGCCCTCCTGGCACGATGACAGTTACCAGCGCATCCTGCCGCCGTCGATCGACATCGCCGCCTCGGCCGGGCGCCAGGTCGAGGGTTTCATCGATGTCGCCCACTTCGCCTGGATCCACCATGACGCCTTTGCCGACCGCGACAACCCGGTGGTGCCGACCTACAGGGCCGAGCTCACGGCCCACGGCATGCACGCCGAATACATCAGCAGTGTCAGTAACTTCCCCAAGCAGCTGCAGCACCGCGCACCGAGCGGTTTCCAGTGGAAGCGCACGTTCGACGTGTTCGCGCCATTCACCGCACGGCTTGCGGTGAACTTCCCCGACCCTGAACAGCGCCTGGTCATCCTCAATGCCGCCAGCCCGATCTCGGCGCGCAAGACCCGGATGTTCTGCGCCATCACCCGCAACTTCGACCAGCACCTGCCGCTGGACGATGTGTATGCGTTCAACCAGCAAGTGTTCGAGGAGGACCGCGACATCGTCGAGCTGTGCCGCCCCGAAGACCTGCCCCTGGACCTTTCGCTGGAAATCCATATCCCGGCCGACCGTTCCTCCACCGCCTACCGCCGGGCCCTGAGCGCCCTGGGCCTGGGCCGCGCCTTCACCAGCTGA
- a CDS encoding ABC transporter permease: MTTNTLPVPAPRQWPRRLKGLALPLALIVLLEAVVRLGWIASYQMPAPSEVALTLLQLADGALWKHIGASLGRVLAGFAIGSLLGLLFAAWVGLSREAEAWLEPTFASLRAIPSLAWVPLLLLWLGIGETSKVTLIAIGAFFPVYLNGVAAIRNIDRKLVEVARMYGFGPLRLARRVLLPAAIPGVFTGLRSALSLSWMFLVAAELIAATRGLGYLLSDGRETSRPDLVLAAIIVLALLGKLSDGLLAGLEKRWLAWRDTFDGTDTKA; the protein is encoded by the coding sequence ATGACCACCAACACCCTGCCCGTGCCTGCACCGCGGCAATGGCCACGCCGGCTGAAGGGCCTGGCATTGCCGCTGGCGCTGATCGTTCTGCTGGAGGCGGTGGTGCGCCTGGGCTGGATCGCGTCCTACCAGATGCCAGCCCCCAGCGAGGTTGCCCTGACCCTGCTGCAACTGGCGGACGGTGCGTTGTGGAAGCACATTGGCGCCAGCCTGGGTCGGGTGCTGGCCGGGTTCGCCATCGGTTCCTTGCTCGGCCTGCTGTTCGCCGCCTGGGTCGGGCTCAGCCGCGAAGCCGAAGCCTGGCTCGAACCGACCTTCGCCAGCCTGCGGGCGATCCCCAGCCTGGCCTGGGTACCGCTGTTGCTGCTGTGGCTGGGCATCGGCGAAACCTCCAAGGTCACGCTGATCGCCATCGGTGCGTTCTTCCCGGTGTACCTCAATGGCGTGGCGGCGATCCGCAACATCGACCGCAAGCTGGTCGAGGTTGCCCGCATGTACGGCTTCGGCCCGCTACGCCTGGCCCGGCGGGTGCTGCTGCCTGCAGCCATCCCAGGGGTTTTCACCGGTTTGCGCAGCGCACTGAGCCTGAGCTGGATGTTCCTCGTCGCTGCCGAGCTGATCGCCGCCACCCGCGGCCTGGGCTACCTGCTCAGCGATGGCCGGGAAACCTCGCGGCCAGACCTGGTGCTGGCGGCAATCATCGTCCTGGCCCTGCTCGGCAAACTCAGCGACGGGCTGCTGGCCGGGCTGGAAAAGCGCTGGCTGGCCTGGCGCGACACTTTCGATGGCACCGACACAAAGGCCTGA
- a CDS encoding SDR family NAD(P)-dependent oxidoreductase, producing MSQLLHGQTAIVTGGMRGIGLAIAQRLHQAGAQVVIWDLAVDGWNSAENGFEPVLRQAVDVASLASVEAAFAAALAHVGHVEILVNNAGINGPVVASWEYPPEAWDKVIAIDLNGVFYCCRTAIPHMRERGYGRIVNVASMAGKDGVQYISAYSAAKAGVIAFTKAAAKELAQDGVLLNCIAPAMVETPLMAEMTPEHIAASKAKIPMGRFLKVEEIANMVTWIAGPECSFTTGFVFDLSGGRATY from the coding sequence ATGAGCCAACTCCTGCACGGGCAAACTGCAATCGTCACCGGCGGCATGCGCGGCATTGGCCTGGCGATCGCCCAGCGCCTGCACCAGGCCGGCGCCCAGGTGGTGATCTGGGACCTCGCGGTCGATGGCTGGAACAGTGCTGAAAACGGTTTCGAGCCAGTATTGCGCCAAGCGGTGGATGTGGCTTCGCTGGCGTCGGTGGAGGCTGCGTTCGCCGCAGCGCTGGCCCATGTCGGGCACGTCGAGATCCTGGTCAACAATGCCGGTATCAACGGCCCGGTGGTGGCTTCGTGGGAATACCCGCCTGAAGCGTGGGACAAGGTCATCGCCATCGACCTCAACGGCGTGTTCTATTGCTGCCGTACTGCCATCCCGCACATGCGCGAGCGGGGCTACGGGCGCATCGTCAATGTCGCCTCGATGGCTGGCAAGGATGGCGTGCAGTACATCTCGGCGTACTCGGCGGCCAAGGCCGGCGTCATCGCGTTCACCAAAGCGGCGGCCAAGGAGCTGGCCCAGGACGGCGTGCTGCTCAACTGCATCGCCCCGGCCATGGTCGAGACGCCACTGATGGCCGAAATGACCCCGGAACACATCGCCGCCAGCAAGGCCAAGATCCCCATGGGGCGCTTCCTCAAGGTCGAAGAGATTGCCAACATGGTGACCTGGATCGCCGGGCCGGAATGCAGCTTCACCACCGGCTTCGTGTTCGACCTCAGTGGCGGGAGGGCAACCTATTGA
- a CDS encoding ABC transporter ATP-binding protein, with amino-acid sequence MNQPLRTQPIAPLLDLQVEAKSFGATPVLGQIDLQLQPGEIVSLLGPSGCGKSTLLRLVAQLDPHFSGRLHRRPEHVGLVFQEPRLMPWLSVADNIGFSEDNRYDRARVAALIDEVGLTGFADALPKALSGGMAQRVAIARGLYGQPPLLLLDEPFSAVDAFTRFKLQDLLLQLARRHGIALLVVTHDVDEALYLSDRVLVIGNRPGTVCRELRIGLGYPRERTDERLARLRGEALEALHMARVI; translated from the coding sequence ATGAATCAACCCTTACGCACGCAACCCATTGCGCCCCTGCTCGACCTGCAGGTCGAAGCCAAGTCCTTCGGTGCCACCCCGGTACTGGGGCAGATCGACTTGCAGCTGCAACCCGGCGAGATCGTCAGCCTGCTAGGCCCCAGCGGCTGCGGCAAGAGCACCTTGCTGCGGCTGGTGGCACAACTCGACCCACACTTCAGCGGCCGCCTGCACAGGCGCCCCGAGCACGTTGGCTTGGTGTTCCAGGAGCCCAGGCTGATGCCCTGGCTGAGCGTGGCCGACAATATCGGCTTCAGTGAGGACAACCGCTACGACCGCGCCAGGGTGGCTGCGCTGATCGACGAGGTCGGGCTCACAGGCTTCGCCGATGCCTTGCCCAAGGCGTTGTCCGGCGGCATGGCCCAGCGTGTGGCCATTGCCCGCGGCTTGTATGGCCAACCACCATTGTTGCTGCTCGACGAGCCGTTCAGTGCAGTGGATGCATTTACCCGCTTCAAGCTGCAGGACTTGCTGCTGCAGCTGGCCCGCCGGCACGGGATTGCCTTGTTGGTGGTGACCCATGATGTGGACGAGGCGCTGTACCTGAGTGATCGGGTGCTGGTGATCGGCAACCGACCCGGGACGGTCTGCCGGGAACTGCGGATCGGGCTGGGATATCCGCGGGAGCGGACGGACGAGCGCCTGGCGCGGCTGCGCGGGGAGGCGCTGGAGGCGTTGCACATGGCTCGGGTGATCTGA
- a CDS encoding aliphatic sulfonate ABC transporter substrate-binding protein, which translates to MRLLPLKTLTAALAALLLNPAAHAETAPKEVRLDYAYYSPVSLVLKHFGWLEQALPDSKVSWVFSQGSNRSLEYLNSGGADFGSSASLSAVLARANGSPIKSVYVYSRAEWTSLVVAKGSPLNSIADLKGKKIAATKGTDPYLFTLRALEKAGLNKDDVELLHLQHPDGRTALEKSDVDAWAGLDPHMAASELQAGSRLLYRNKDFNSYGVISVTEGFAKQHPQTIATVIKAYEKARHWAVAHPDEFAQLLADESKLPLDVAKLQLSRTDLSAPQLTAEDATASKAAAPILVSEELVKRGANVDLVIDQLIDPSFGKASIE; encoded by the coding sequence ATGCGCCTGCTGCCCCTGAAAACCCTCACCGCCGCCCTGGCTGCCCTCCTCCTCAACCCCGCCGCTCACGCCGAGACCGCGCCAAAGGAAGTGCGCCTGGACTACGCCTATTACTCGCCGGTAAGCCTTGTGCTCAAACACTTCGGCTGGCTGGAACAGGCCCTGCCCGACTCCAAGGTCAGCTGGGTGTTCAGCCAGGGCAGCAACCGCTCGCTGGAATACCTCAACAGCGGCGGTGCCGACTTCGGCTCCTCCGCCAGCCTCTCCGCGGTGCTGGCCCGCGCCAACGGCAGCCCGATCAAGTCGGTGTATGTGTACAGCCGCGCCGAATGGACCTCGCTGGTGGTGGCCAAGGGCTCGCCGCTGAACAGCATCGCCGACCTCAAGGGCAAGAAGATTGCCGCCACCAAGGGCACCGACCCATACCTGTTCACCTTGCGCGCCCTGGAAAAGGCCGGCCTGAACAAGGACGACGTCGAACTGCTGCACCTGCAGCACCCGGACGGCCGCACCGCCCTGGAAAAAAGCGATGTCGACGCCTGGGCCGGCCTCGACCCACACATGGCCGCCAGCGAGCTGCAAGCGGGTTCGCGCCTGCTGTACCGCAACAAGGACTTCAACAGCTACGGCGTGATCAGCGTCACCGAGGGCTTTGCCAAGCAGCATCCGCAGACCATCGCCACGGTCATCAAGGCATATGAAAAGGCCCGCCACTGGGCGGTCGCGCACCCGGACGAATTCGCCCAGCTGCTGGCTGACGAGTCCAAGTTGCCGCTGGATGTGGCCAAGCTGCAGCTGTCGCGCACCGACCTTTCCGCTCCACAGCTGACGGCCGAGGATGCGACAGCCTCCAAGGCCGCAGCACCGATTCTGGTTTCCGAGGAGCTGGTCAAGCGGGGGGCGAATGTCGACCTGGTGATTGACCAACTGATCGATCCGTCCTTCGGCAAGGCCAGCATCGAATGA
- a CDS encoding LysR family transcriptional regulator — protein MIPAQENPDGTTMVFKLRHMEVFRAVMLTGSISAAAKMLYVSQPAVSKLIGYIEGRLSYRLFERINNRLVPTAEAQVLYREVERVYQAALQVNECAHSLAAGTHRTLRISCSASLSTVVIPAALAQLKREAPSLQIEWQTSLMHAMPNQILSKTVDLSIAALPVIHDHLYSQAFMRGRMVVVMPAGHALAQQPSLTLQQLQGHALLLFRPDMPFGQLLAGHIQRRGLQLDSLLSFTNANEAVALVKQGMGISVIDEFVAQDSGLHVVPLVDEIHFDISFVYSRFEPPSQSALHLMRVLHAQALKLGRGIDGFALATV, from the coding sequence ATGATCCCCGCTCAGGAAAACCCCGACGGCACGACGATGGTGTTCAAGCTGCGGCACATGGAAGTGTTCCGTGCGGTGATGCTGACCGGTTCGATCAGCGCGGCCGCGAAGATGCTTTACGTGTCCCAGCCGGCCGTGAGCAAGCTGATCGGCTATATCGAGGGACGCCTGAGCTACCGGCTGTTCGAGCGGATCAACAACCGCCTGGTGCCCACGGCCGAGGCGCAGGTGCTGTACCGTGAGGTCGAGCGGGTGTATCAGGCGGCCTTGCAGGTGAACGAGTGCGCCCATTCCCTGGCCGCTGGTACCCATCGCACGCTGCGTATCTCCTGCAGTGCCTCGCTATCTACCGTGGTGATCCCCGCCGCGCTGGCCCAGCTCAAGCGCGAAGCGCCGTCGCTGCAGATCGAGTGGCAGACCTCGCTGATGCACGCCATGCCCAACCAGATCCTGTCCAAGACCGTCGACCTGTCGATTGCCGCGTTGCCGGTGATCCACGACCACCTGTACTCCCAGGCCTTCATGCGCGGGCGCATGGTGGTGGTGATGCCGGCCGGGCATGCCTTGGCACAGCAACCGTCCTTGACCCTGCAACAGCTGCAGGGCCATGCGCTGCTGCTGTTCCGCCCGGACATGCCGTTCGGCCAGCTGTTGGCCGGCCATATCCAGCGGCGCGGCCTGCAGCTGGATTCGCTGCTGTCATTCACCAATGCCAACGAAGCCGTGGCACTGGTCAAGCAGGGCATGGGCATCAGCGTGATCGACGAGTTCGTTGCGCAGGACAGCGGCCTGCATGTGGTGCCCTTGGTCGACGAGATCCATTTCGATATCAGCTTTGTCTATTCGCGCTTCGAGCCACCCTCGCAGTCGGCGCTGCACCTGATGCGCGTGCTGCATGCCCAGGCGCTGAAGCTAGGGCGGGGGATTGACGGGTTCGCGCTGGCCACGGTGTGA
- a CDS encoding sugar phosphate isomerase/epimerase family protein: MRPLAVAHLTALDLAPVELLREAAQAGFSAVGLRLHPVQPGATGYPLEAGSAAARELKAAIAGEGVQVSDIEFVSLTPAFQLADHEGLLAAGAELGASSLTVSGDDLDSARLVHNLATLCELASGYGLRVDLEFMRWRAVANLQQAVAAVAATGQGNAGVLVDALHLYRSGGNEQALAQVDPRLLRAVQLCDAPLQAPAEALIIQEAREGRLLPGGGQLPLAALLNALPADVQVSVETPSALLAPDLRLKAAYEATRSWLNRC, translated from the coding sequence TTGAGGCCGCTGGCGGTTGCCCACCTGACGGCGCTGGACCTGGCGCCGGTCGAGTTGCTGCGTGAGGCCGCGCAGGCCGGCTTCAGTGCAGTGGGGCTGCGGTTGCATCCGGTGCAGCCGGGAGCCACAGGCTACCCACTGGAGGCTGGCAGCGCGGCTGCACGTGAGCTGAAGGCGGCGATAGCGGGCGAGGGCGTGCAGGTCAGTGATATCGAGTTCGTTTCGCTGACCCCTGCTTTCCAGCTTGCCGACCATGAAGGTTTGCTTGCCGCCGGCGCGGAGCTCGGCGCAAGCAGCCTCACGGTTTCGGGTGACGATCTGGACAGTGCACGCCTCGTGCACAACCTCGCGACCTTGTGCGAACTGGCCAGCGGCTACGGCCTGCGTGTGGATCTCGAATTCATGCGCTGGCGGGCAGTGGCAAACTTGCAGCAAGCCGTGGCCGCGGTGGCCGCGACCGGGCAGGGCAATGCCGGAGTGCTGGTGGATGCGCTGCACCTGTACCGTTCGGGTGGGAATGAGCAGGCGCTTGCCCAGGTGGATCCGCGGCTTTTGCGGGCTGTGCAGTTGTGCGATGCACCGCTGCAGGCGCCGGCCGAAGCGTTGATCATTCAGGAGGCGCGGGAAGGGCGATTGTTGCCAGGGGGCGGGCAGTTGCCGTTGGCGGCACTGTTGAATGCATTGCCCGCCGATGTGCAGGTCAGCGTGGAAACACCCTCGGCGCTGCTTGCGCCTGATCTGCGGTTGAAGGCGGCCTATGAAGCGACCCGATCCTGGTTGAACCGGTGTTGA
- a CDS encoding amidohydrolase family protein: MNIYDEPKIDCHNHLFDPARFAYHPDAPYAPSGQEVAPLAQFNQVMDAYGVRHALLVGPNSGYHTDNALLLHALAAGQGRFKGIAVVERQISLDALAALREQGVVGVAFNPALYGVASMRDAEPLFGKLAELGMFAQVQVCEDQLLGLQWLIENASARLLIDHCGRPDAAGGLQQAGFQALLRLARSGRAWVKLSGMQKFAEADGLYEQSHDYVRVLLEAFGPDACVWGSDWPFIRQHARVDYGPLLKLAERLMPDARLRRKVMWDTPRRLFGFA, translated from the coding sequence TTGAACATCTACGACGAACCAAAGATCGACTGCCATAACCATTTGTTTGACCCTGCACGCTTCGCTTACCACCCCGACGCCCCTTACGCGCCGTCCGGCCAGGAGGTCGCCCCCCTGGCCCAGTTCAACCAGGTGATGGATGCCTATGGGGTGCGCCACGCCTTGCTGGTGGGACCGAACAGTGGCTACCACACCGACAATGCCCTGCTGTTGCACGCACTGGCTGCCGGCCAGGGGCGCTTCAAGGGGATCGCGGTGGTTGAACGGCAGATCAGCCTGGACGCACTGGCCGCGCTGCGCGAGCAGGGCGTGGTCGGTGTGGCCTTCAACCCTGCGTTGTACGGCGTGGCGAGCATGCGCGATGCCGAGCCGCTGTTCGGCAAGCTGGCCGAGCTGGGTATGTTCGCTCAGGTACAGGTCTGCGAAGACCAGTTGCTGGGCCTGCAGTGGCTGATCGAAAACGCCTCGGCGCGCCTGTTGATCGACCACTGCGGCCGCCCGGATGCCGCTGGCGGCCTGCAGCAGGCCGGCTTCCAGGCCCTGCTGCGGCTGGCCCGCAGCGGGCGGGCCTGGGTGAAATTGTCAGGCATGCAGAAGTTCGCCGAAGCCGATGGCCTGTATGAGCAAAGCCACGACTACGTACGCGTGCTGCTCGAAGCGTTTGGCCCGGATGCCTGCGTGTGGGGCTCGGACTGGCCGTTCATCCGCCAGCATGCCCGGGTCGATTACGGCCCGCTGCTGAAACTGGCCGAACGCCTGATGCCCGACGCCCGCCTGCGCCGCAAGGTCATGTGGGACACCCCGCGGCGGCTGTTCGGCTTTGCCTGA
- a CDS encoding FAD-dependent oxidoreductase, with protein MYKWECLVCGFIYDEALGIPDDGIVAGTRWEDVPQDWYCPECGVGKGDFDMVRLPLDADALQPPAPQAPDPIVILGSGLAGYTVARELRKLDAGVPIMIITRDGGEFYSKPALSNALQSGRLPEQLVTASAAQMAEQLAASVVTGSHVERIDAHGQCVYVAGQAQRYSALVLALGADPRRPALEGDGVPAIITVNDLDDYRHFRQQIGQASRVAILGGGLIGCEFANDLGHAGHAVTLVDRATWPLSRLLPEAAGAAMASALTSLGVTLALGTTPVAVQRKGAALQVLMADDQVLEVDYVLSAIGLAPRVELARSAGLAVASGIVTDACLQTSASNIFALGDCAEVHGLVLPYVLPIMLQARALARTLAGQLTPVAYPAMPVTVKTSVLPTVVATPLADQGAWSTELLGHCDRGVAQVRAVFHDSQRQMQGFVLMGAATGEKAELLKALPDWR; from the coding sequence ATGTACAAATGGGAATGCCTGGTATGCGGCTTCATCTATGACGAAGCCTTGGGAATACCGGACGATGGCATCGTGGCGGGCACCCGCTGGGAAGATGTGCCGCAGGACTGGTACTGCCCGGAATGCGGCGTGGGCAAGGGTGACTTCGACATGGTCCGCCTGCCGCTGGATGCCGATGCGCTGCAACCGCCTGCCCCGCAGGCACCGGACCCGATAGTGATCCTCGGTTCGGGGCTGGCCGGTTATACCGTGGCGCGTGAACTGCGCAAGCTCGACGCCGGGGTACCGATCATGATCATCACCCGCGATGGTGGCGAGTTCTACTCCAAGCCCGCGCTTTCCAACGCCTTGCAAAGTGGCAGGCTGCCCGAGCAACTGGTCACTGCCAGCGCCGCGCAGATGGCCGAGCAACTGGCTGCCAGCGTGGTCACCGGCAGCCACGTGGAACGCATCGACGCCCACGGCCAGTGTGTGTATGTCGCCGGCCAGGCGCAGCGCTACAGCGCGCTGGTACTGGCGTTGGGCGCAGACCCACGGCGCCCGGCGCTGGAAGGTGACGGCGTGCCGGCCATCATCACCGTCAACGACCTGGACGACTACCGCCACTTTCGCCAGCAGATCGGCCAGGCCAGCCGGGTCGCGATCCTCGGTGGCGGGTTGATTGGCTGCGAATTCGCCAATGACCTGGGGCACGCCGGCCATGCGGTGACCCTCGTCGACCGCGCCACCTGGCCATTGAGCCGGCTGCTGCCAGAGGCGGCAGGTGCCGCAATGGCCAGCGCACTGACTTCGCTCGGCGTCACCCTGGCGCTGGGCACCACGCCCGTCGCCGTGCAGCGCAAGGGCGCGGCGTTGCAGGTGCTGATGGCAGATGACCAGGTGCTGGAAGTGGACTACGTGCTCAGCGCCATTGGCCTGGCCCCGCGGGTGGAACTGGCGCGCAGCGCCGGGCTTGCGGTTGCCAGCGGCATCGTCACCGATGCCTGCCTGCAGACCAGTGCCAGCAATATCTTCGCCTTGGGCGACTGTGCCGAGGTGCATGGGCTGGTGCTGCCCTACGTGCTGCCGATCATGCTCCAGGCCCGCGCCCTGGCGCGCACACTGGCCGGCCAGCTGACGCCGGTTGCCTACCCGGCCATGCCGGTGACGGTTAAAACCAGCGTGCTGCCCACTGTGGTGGCCACGCCACTGGCGGACCAGGGCGCCTGGTCGACCGAGTTGCTGGGCCACTGCGACAGGGGCGTTGCCCAGGTACGTGCGGTCTTCCACGACTCACAACGGCAGATGCAGGGTTTTGTGCTGATGGGCGCGGCTACCGGCGAAAAAGCCGAACTGCTCAAAGCCCTGCCGGACTGGAGGTAG
- a CDS encoding ATP-binding cassette domain-containing protein → MNLLTINNLTLSYSQNLLLNDIDMHVSNGETVGVLGVNGAGKTTLFDLICRVKSPDSGEIINHAKNQAYLTQILTPPPLLRMHEAGELITLLNCSHPPSQHEMLSRLANWSTHLAKRYADISKKKASTCSYGEIRSYFTLTLLLMQSDLIILDEPTAGVDPEFRHYIWLGIHHACQEGATVLVSSHYTEEIAMNCHRFYMLAHRKLEAFDCADQFLARHQAKTLDQAFIQASQ, encoded by the coding sequence ATGAACTTATTAACTATCAACAATCTCACGCTTTCTTACAGTCAAAACCTGTTACTCAATGACATTGACATGCATGTTTCCAACGGTGAGACCGTTGGCGTACTTGGAGTGAATGGCGCCGGAAAAACAACACTTTTCGACTTGATCTGCCGCGTTAAATCACCCGATAGCGGGGAAATCATAAACCATGCAAAAAACCAAGCCTACCTGACTCAAATTCTTACCCCTCCTCCCTTGCTGAGAATGCACGAAGCAGGAGAGCTCATTACCCTTTTGAATTGCAGCCACCCCCCCAGTCAACATGAAATGCTGTCTCGGTTAGCGAATTGGTCTACCCACTTAGCCAAACGCTATGCCGATATTTCAAAGAAGAAGGCATCTACCTGCAGCTACGGTGAGATTCGCAGCTACTTCACCCTGACCCTGTTACTGATGCAAAGCGACCTGATCATCCTCGACGAACCGACAGCCGGTGTAGACCCGGAGTTTCGCCACTACATCTGGCTTGGCATCCACCATGCGTGCCAGGAAGGCGCTACCGTTCTGGTTTCTTCGCACTACACGGAAGAGATTGCAATGAATTGTCATCGCTTCTATATGCTGGCGCACAGGAAGCTCGAAGCATTTGACTGTGCCGACCAGTTTCTAGCTCGACATCAGGCAAAAACTCTGGATCAAGCCTTTATCCAGGCATCGCAATGA
- a CDS encoding MFS transporter has product MSTEQPIGAGVFDTLDTPARAQQRTRTRFMILALISGGTMINYLDRSVMGIAAPSISADLGLNAAMMGVIFSAFSWTYAAAQIPGGILIDRLGTKLTYWLALTLWSLFTGLQGLAQGFLSLLGMRFLVGVTEAPCFPTNSRVVATWFPQSERARATGIYTFAEYTGLAFLTPLLFWVLHAYGWRFLLMAVGLLGIVYGLVWWRKYHEPHQSTSANQAELDYIAAGGGVVDGGQKATKFSWSQIPALLKHRNMLGICLGQFACNSTNVFFLTWFPTYLVTERHMPWLKVGWVAVLPFIAASLGTLVGGWISDALLRRGYSLNLARKLPVIAGLLTASIIVLANYVESDALVITILCVAYFAQGMSALAWMIVSDIAPKGLLGLSGGLFNLFANAAGIVTPLTIGLIVTATGSFVWALVFVSSITALGALCYLFMVRDLRRLPDIPSVENGARQ; this is encoded by the coding sequence ATGAGCACTGAGCAGCCAATCGGCGCCGGGGTGTTCGATACCCTCGACACCCCCGCGCGCGCGCAACAACGCACCCGTACCCGTTTCATGATCCTGGCGCTGATTTCCGGTGGCACCATGATCAACTACCTGGACCGCAGCGTGATGGGTATCGCCGCCCCGAGCATCAGTGCCGACCTGGGCCTGAACGCGGCGATGATGGGGGTGATCTTCTCGGCGTTTTCCTGGACCTACGCCGCCGCGCAGATTCCTGGCGGCATCCTCATCGACCGCCTCGGCACCAAACTCACCTACTGGCTGGCGCTGACCCTGTGGTCGCTGTTCACCGGCCTGCAGGGCCTGGCCCAGGGCTTTTTGTCGTTGCTTGGCATGCGTTTTCTGGTCGGCGTGACCGAGGCGCCGTGCTTCCCCACCAACAGCCGCGTGGTGGCGACCTGGTTCCCGCAGAGCGAGCGGGCCCGGGCAACCGGGATCTACACCTTTGCCGAGTACACCGGGCTGGCGTTCCTGACACCGTTGCTGTTCTGGGTGCTGCATGCCTATGGCTGGCGCTTCCTGCTGATGGCGGTGGGCCTGCTGGGCATCGTCTATGGCCTGGTGTGGTGGCGTAAATACCACGAGCCGCACCAGTCGACTTCGGCCAACCAGGCAGAGCTCGACTACATCGCCGCTGGCGGCGGGGTGGTTGACGGCGGGCAGAAGGCCACGAAGTTCAGCTGGTCGCAGATCCCGGCGTTGCTCAAGCACCGCAACATGCTTGGCATTTGCCTGGGGCAGTTCGCCTGCAACTCGACCAATGTGTTCTTCCTCACCTGGTTCCCCACTTACCTGGTCACCGAGCGGCACATGCCTTGGCTCAAGGTAGGTTGGGTGGCGGTGCTGCCGTTCATTGCCGCGTCGCTGGGCACGCTGGTGGGTGGCTGGATTTCCGATGCGCTGCTGCGCCGTGGCTATTCGCTGAACCTGGCGCGCAAGCTGCCGGTGATTGCCGGGTTGCTGACGGCATCGATCATCGTGCTGGCCAACTATGTCGAGTCCGACGCGCTGGTGATCACCATCCTGTGTGTCGCCTATTTCGCCCAAGGCATGTCGGCCCTGGCCTGGATGATTGTTTCCGATATCGCGCCAAAGGGCCTGCTGGGCCTGAGCGGCGGCTTGTTCAACCTGTTCGCCAACGCCGCCGGCATCGTCACCCCGCTGACCATCGGCCTGATCGTCACCGCCACCGGTTCGTTTGTATGGGCGCTGGTCTTCGTGTCGTCGATCACCGCGCTCGGTGCGCTGTGCTACCTGTTCATGGTGCGCGACCTGCGTCGCCTGCCGGATATCCCTTCTGTTGAAAATGGAGCAAGACAATGA